In a genomic window of Streptomyces pristinaespiralis:
- the groL gene encoding chaperonin GroEL (60 kDa chaperone family; promotes refolding of misfolded polypeptides especially under stressful conditions; forms two stacked rings of heptamers to form a barrel-shaped 14mer; ends can be capped by GroES; misfolded proteins enter the barrel where they are refolded when GroES binds), which yields MAKIIAFDEEARRGLERGMNQLADAVKVTLGPKGRNVVLEKKWGAPTITNDGVSIAKEIELEDPYEKIGAELVKEVAKKTDDVAGDGTTTATVLAQALVREGLRNVAAGANPMALKRGIEKAVEAVSGALLEQAKDVETKEQIASTASISAADVQIGELIAEAMDKVGKEGVITVEESQTFGLELELTEGMRFDKGYISAYFATDMERMEASLDDPYILIVNSKVGNVKDLLPLLEKVMQSGKPLLIIAEDVEGEALSTLVVNKIRGTFKSVAVKAPGFGDRRKAMLNDIAILTGGTVISEEVGLKLENAGLDLLGRARKVVITKDETTIVDGAGDSDQVQGRVNQIRAEIENSDSDYDREKLQERLAKLAGGVAVIKAGAATEVELKERKHRIEDAVRNAKAAVEEGIVAGGGVALLQASSVFEKLELQGDEATGANAVKLALEAPLKQIAVNGGLEGGVIVEKVRNLPVGHGLNAATGEYVDMIAEGIIDPAKVTRSALQNAASIAALFLTTEAVIADKPEKAAAAAPGGMPGGDMDF from the coding sequence ATGGCCAAGATCATCGCGTTCGACGAGGAGGCACGGCGCGGTCTCGAGCGCGGGATGAACCAGCTCGCCGACGCCGTCAAGGTCACCCTTGGCCCCAAGGGTCGCAACGTCGTCCTCGAGAAGAAGTGGGGCGCCCCCACGATCACCAACGATGGTGTTTCCATCGCCAAGGAGATCGAGCTCGAGGACCCGTACGAGAAGATCGGCGCAGAGCTGGTCAAGGAAGTCGCCAAGAAGACGGACGACGTCGCCGGTGACGGTACGACCACCGCGACCGTCCTCGCCCAGGCGCTCGTCCGTGAGGGCCTGCGCAACGTGGCCGCCGGCGCCAACCCGATGGCCCTGAAGCGCGGCATCGAGAAGGCCGTCGAGGCCGTCTCCGGCGCCCTGCTCGAGCAGGCCAAGGACGTGGAGACCAAGGAGCAGATCGCCTCCACCGCCTCCATCTCCGCCGCGGACGTCCAGATCGGTGAGCTCATCGCCGAGGCCATGGACAAGGTCGGCAAGGAAGGCGTCATCACCGTCGAGGAGTCCCAGACGTTCGGTCTGGAGCTCGAGCTCACCGAAGGCATGCGCTTCGACAAGGGCTACATCTCGGCGTACTTCGCCACCGACATGGAGCGTATGGAGGCGTCCCTGGACGACCCGTACATCCTGATCGTCAACTCCAAGGTCGGCAACGTGAAGGACCTCCTTCCGCTGCTGGAGAAGGTCATGCAGTCCGGCAAGCCGCTGCTGATCATCGCCGAGGACGTCGAGGGTGAGGCCCTGTCGACGCTGGTCGTCAACAAGATCCGCGGCACCTTCAAGTCCGTCGCCGTCAAGGCCCCGGGCTTCGGCGACCGCCGCAAGGCCATGCTGAACGACATCGCCATCCTCACGGGCGGCACGGTCATCTCCGAGGAGGTCGGCCTCAAGCTCGAGAACGCCGGCCTGGACCTGCTGGGCCGCGCCCGCAAGGTCGTCATCACCAAGGACGAGACCACGATCGTCGACGGTGCCGGTGACAGCGACCAGGTCCAGGGTCGTGTCAACCAGATCCGTGCCGAGATCGAGAACAGCGACTCGGACTACGACCGCGAGAAGCTCCAGGAGCGCCTCGCGAAGCTGGCCGGCGGCGTGGCCGTCATCAAGGCCGGTGCCGCGACCGAGGTCGAGCTCAAGGAGCGCAAGCACCGCATCGAGGACGCCGTTCGCAACGCGAAGGCGGCCGTCGAGGAGGGCATCGTCGCCGGTGGTGGCGTGGCCCTGCTCCAGGCCTCCTCGGTCTTCGAGAAGCTCGAGCTCCAGGGCGACGAGGCGACCGGCGCCAACGCCGTGAAGCTCGCGCTGGAGGCCCCGCTCAAGCAGATCGCCGTCAACGGTGGTCTCGAGGGTGGCGTCATCGTCGAGAAGGTGCGCAACCTGCCCGTCGGCCACGGCCTGAACGCCGCGACCGGTGAGTACGTCGACATGATCGCCGAGGGCATCATCGACCCCGCGAAGGTGACCCGCTCTGCCCTGCAGAACGCGGCCTCCATCGCGGCGCTGTTCCTCACCACCGAGGCCGTCATCGCCGACAAGCCGGAGAAGGCCGCCGCGGCCGCTCCGGGCGGCATGCCGGGCGGTGACATGGACTTCTGA
- a CDS encoding cold-shock protein, with product MAQGTVKWFNAEKGYGFIAVDGGADVFVHYSAIQMDGYRTLEEGQRVEFEISQGQKGPQADMVKLAV from the coding sequence ATGGCTCAGGGCACCGTCAAGTGGTTCAACGCGGAGAAGGGGTACGGCTTCATCGCGGTCGACGGTGGTGCGGATGTTTTCGTCCACTACAGCGCGATCCAGATGGACGGTTACCGCACCCTTGAAGAAGGTCAGCGAGTCGAATTCGAGATCTCGCAGGGCCAGAAGGGTCCGCAGGCGGACATGGTCAAGCTCGCCGTCTGA
- a CDS encoding MoaD/ThiS family protein — MSVNVRIPTILRTYTGGRAEVPAQGTTLAEVIADLEKNHTGIAARVLDDQGKLRRFVNVYVNDDDVRFEQGLETATPDGAGVSIIPAVAGG, encoded by the coding sequence ATGAGCGTCAACGTCCGCATCCCCACCATCCTCCGTACGTACACGGGCGGCCGGGCCGAGGTCCCGGCGCAGGGCACGACCCTCGCCGAGGTCATCGCGGACCTGGAGAAGAACCACACGGGCATCGCCGCCCGCGTCCTGGACGACCAGGGCAAGCTGCGCCGGTTCGTCAACGTGTACGTGAACGACGACGACGTCCGTTTCGAGCAGGGCCTGGAGACGGCCACGCCGGACGGCGCGGGCGTGTCGATCATCCCCGCCGTCGCCGGCGGCTGA